The following are encoded together in the Tribolium castaneum strain GA2 chromosome 3, icTriCast1.1, whole genome shotgun sequence genome:
- the dan gene encoding protein distal antenna, translated as MSTKNVKRSLRTISAHGKLEAIRRVHDGESKASVARDIGVPESTLRGWCKNESKISYLSRQSSPDTDESIEPKDKRPKIEDPIVQPFNLSLKSSNIYTPTNSESLYTPMDYTKNDIDCTPKTPQNLSIKTETTPKTASQITERERNRAELARLSVELGLNRPEMFTSSSSTNNNTSSLADLAANINLLSQWNNILMQHQLNKKVTPDTTTPSSSTLKQQNSIKPPKEQQSVEDYINSWLKAQEAMLSHSRSNGLPPVTTTTNSTSNMQSSWFWNWYKQLSYQQSATPAVSPEKPILYQQLTKDSSDAENLSVDKSNNNKVKSVLDNLLHINNNNVTMDKKDCLSYSEAVEHGEKFLKWLESCSNPSVTAMQIMQFRALLSNVKNSADRKNGDLQNKTKVKRK; from the coding sequence ATGTCCACGAAGAACGTCAAGCGCTCGTTGCGCACTATTAGCGCCCACGGAAAGCTGGAGGCCATCAGGAGGGTGCATGACGGCGAGAGCAAGGCCTCGGTCGCGAGGGACATCGGCGTGCCCGAGTCCACCCTCAGGGGATGGTGCAAGAACGAAAGCAAAATTTCCTATCTCTCTCGACAGTCCAGCCCCGACACGGACGAATCCATCGAACCCAAAGACAAGCGGCCGAAAATCGAAGATCCGATAGTACAGCCGTTCAACCTCAGCCTAAAATCGTCAAACATTTACACACCCACCAATTCCGAGTCTCTGTACACGCCGATGGACTACACTAAAAACGACATCGATTGCACGCCGAAAACGCCGCAAAATCTCAGCATCAAGACGGAAACTACCCCCAAGACAGCCTCCCAAATAACCGAACGCGAGCGAAACCGAGCGGAATTGGCAAGGTTGAGCGTCGAACTTGGCTTGAACCGACCCGAAATGTTCACCTCCTCGTCTTCAACCAACAACAACACCTCTAGTCTTGCCGATCTAGCCGCGAACATCAACCTCCTCAGCCAGTGGAACAACATTCTGATGCAACATCAACTCAACAAGAAAGTCACCCCCGACACGACAACTCCAAGCAGCTCAACCCTCAAACAACAGAACTCGATCAAACCGCCCAAAGAACAACAGTCGGTTGAAGATTACATCAACAGTTGGTTGAAAGCGCAAGAGGCGATGTTGAGTCACAGCCGATCGAATGGACTTCCCCCGGTCACGACAACAACAAATTCAACATCAAACATGCAAAGTTCGTGGTTTTGGAATTGGTATAAGCAGCTCTCGTATCAGCAGAGTGCCACACCTGCCGTATCCCCGGAAAAGCCGATTTTGTATCAACAATTGACAAAGGATTCATCCGATGCGGAAAATCTCTCGGTTGATAAGTCGAACAACAACAAAGTGAAGTCGGTCTTGGACAATTTGCTTCATATCAACAACAATAACGTGACGATGGATAAAAAGGATTGCTTGTCGTATAGTGAGGCCGTCGAGCACGGGGAGAAATTCTTGAAGTGGCTGGAATCTTGCAGTAACCCTTCGGTGACGGCAATGCAGATAATGCAGTTCAGGGCGTTGTTGAGTAACGTGAAGAACAGTGCGGACAGGAAGAATGGTGACCTGCAGAACAAAACCAAAGTTAAAAGAAAGTGA